The segment CGGCGTCGCAGTGGCCACGTCGAGACCAGAGCGGGCCGCGGCGATGGAAATCTCAAGCTCGCGGTCAGCCGCGCCAATGTCGATGGTCACGATGCGGTCGCTGAGCGCATCTTGGGCGTCGTGCACTCCGGCATATTCCTGGGGGTTGCTAGTGAATATCACCCGAAAATCGGGATGCACCCTAATATAGGGCTCCCCCCGGTTCTGGGCCGGCAGGACCAGGATGCCTTCTTCCAGCACACTCAGCAGGACGTTGTTTGCTTCAGCCCGCGACCGCGTGAATTCATCATAGATCAGGGTATAGCCTTCGCGACACGCTGTCGTGAGCCGGTGGTCATTCCAGGTTTTGTTCGAGCTTTCCTCGACCTTGCTGACTGTGTGGATAAAATTGTCCACGATCTTGCGATAATTGTAGCCGCTTTCCGCTCCGACGAGGTTTGATGTTACCATCTCTTCGTCGCCAGCAATCATCACCACCGGACGGCCAAGAAGTGCTGCGGTGTGCATTGCCAGCGTGGTCTTTCCGGTCCCGGCAGGGCCGCGGAAGTGCACCGAATAACCGGCATTAATATAGGCCAATGCACGTCGCGTCACGGACTTGACGCTGTCGGTCTGCACAAAATCCTTGCGGGCCTCCGGCATCAGCGTCGTGAAACTGCCGGGGCCATCCGGATTGCTGCCTCTCAAGATACTGTTCATCTACCTCTCCTTCGCAAAGCGTGGCTTTGCATTTCCCATTACACTTGCGCCGAATGGCGCGTTTCGAGCCGGCGGGCCTGATACCAAAGCTGCCTTTGCGCGGCGAACAGACCCGGCTCCTTGTCCCAAGCTACGCATCGGTCAAGAATACTTTCTATCCTTGGCTGCGCCGTAATCCAAGTTTCCTCGGCCCAGGGGCGGTCCCGGCACCATCCAACCTCTGCAGAGGCGTCCAGAATCGAACCACGTGCAAATGCATCGATTATTCCCGTTGCCACGCCGCTTGCGGCAAAGGCGAGTTGGTTACCGAACATCGCAGCCGTCTGCGCCGACAGTCCAAGCCGCAGTCCGACCACCGTTGCCAGACTCTCGATGATCCTGGAGAAGGCCTCCAGAACCGGCCTGATCGTACCGGGTTTTCCTTGATCATCGCCGTTATAAGAGCACTGGACGGCCAAGGCGTCGGCATAGGCTAGGATCGGTCGGTCGCTTTGCTGCGTTTCCGGAAAGAGCCCCAAGACGTAGTCACCCTCCCAAAACTCGCCGATATCATCAACTGTCTTCAGCGATTGCGCCAGCAAGCTCCAGGCCGCATCGAAAACCGGCAGAAGGGCATTGAAATCAGGGTGAAGAACCACCTCGACGGCAATTCCATCTCTTAATTCGATCCGACACATGACCCCTTGAAGTACCATCAGTCTGACCGGCAGCGTGATCTCTATGCTTCCGCTGTTACGGCCTGCCGATCTTATGATGCGGTCACCAAGGCACCTTGAAGGCTGTTGATCCAATCCATCGACCCTGCGACCGTCAGAACCCGAGCGATGTGCCATATTTTCCTCCCAGTTCGTCTAGCAGATCAACTGCTTATAAATTACCAAAGGACACCAACCGCAACCCTCTCCGCACTTTACAAACCACCAAAAATTGAGCCAAGTCGCCGCTGTGCAACTACTTGGCTCAAGTCTCGGAAAGTGCCGGGTGCGGCAATTCCCTTCGCCGAATCTATTTCTGAGGAGTGCTGCCCATTGCCGGAGTCGTTACAACCTGAGCGGAAACTGAAACAGTCTTCCCTGCCTCAACCGCAGGAGAAATGACAGGTGCCCGGGTGAAAATCGTGGCACTTGGCTTTACCTTCGACTGTCGACTAGCGGCATAGTCGCGAAAAACCCGCCCGGCGCCGACGCGGTCCAACTTCAAGCCTTGCATGACCTTTTCCATCATGGCGGTCAAACCAGTTCTATCAGACGCCAGCTTAGCCTTGAGCAACTTTGTACTGGCCTGGCGTGCAGCTTTGTAGCGCTTGATCAAACCGGAAGCTGAACTGCGGGTTGCAAAAACATTCCGCGAGATATTCTTCAGATCACGCAAGATCGAGTCATTGAGCTTAGACGAGGCAAGCTGTGCCGAGGCGCGCCCACCACTGATCTGACGCTGAAGCACATGCTTCATTTCGTCAATTTCGTGCGTCCTTTGCTTGAGCGAATTCCCCATAGCAAGGGTTATTCGCGACATTTCTGTAGTTAGTGTCATCTTGAACCTTCCCGCCAAAAATTGGTGAGTAATTAATAAGAACAGAAACCTGTGGCATTGAAGCCACAGGATTCCATGCTCATACGTCTTGCGCTGTCTACGCGGCGGCGGTAAGGCCGACCGCTTCGGCGTACTTCAGGTAGGTGTCGACGCCCGCGATAACCACACGCGCTTCAACAGCAATCAATTCGATACCCACCAGAGAAACGCGCACCCATGCGTCGATCACTACCCCCTTGTCGAGAATCCGATCAACTACTTCGGCGAGGCTGCTGGACGAATTCATTTTGTTGACGGCCATGATAGTATCTCCATTGTTGATGTCCAGTATTATTACTGGCGTTGAGGACCAGACTTAATAACTGGTTTTTATCACTACCACCCATCTGCATGATTCTGCATCACGGATAATCGTCATTTAGTGAGGAAGATCGACACTGACCGGAACTATAGGGTAAGCCTTCGGCGTGGGCCGTCTTCCTGAGTTGGTGATCTGGGCTTAGGGGCACCTCGATTTTTGACTGTTTTCGTGGCAACGGCATAGCAGGTTTCGCCTGAGGCGCGTCAGCGACCTTCAGCAGACCGAGTGTTGCCTTGGGTTTGATGATGTGCTGCGCATTTCGCTTCTCGGACCTTCGGTTCAGGGCCATTTTTCGCGATGCGCAGGACGATCTGCGTCCTTGGCCGGCCGTGTTTCAGGCTGGGTGTGGGCTGATGCGGCCCAGTTGGGCGAGACGGCGCATGTTGTAGGTGAGATTCTTCATCCCGATTTTGGCCTTGGCCCGAACCAGACCGATCGTGCGCACGAGGGTGCCGCCCATGTCGTTGGCTTGCGCGCCAAAAATATGCTCGACCCGGACCCGCACAGTGGACTTGGTCCGGTTACTGCCCTTGGCCTGTTCAGTCAGCGGCTTGCCGCGCTTGCCTTTACGGTGGATGTGGCTTTTCAGCTTGCGGTCGCGCAGCTTGGCCTCCATCTCCTCAGATCGATAAGCCGCGTCCGCCCACACGCCGGACCCGGTATTGCCCTGCATCAGCAGGTGGTCCACCGTCTGGCTGTCATCGGACAGAAGCGAGTCCTGGTTGGCCTTTAGCGCCAAACACCAGTCACCGCCTTGCGCATTGATCGCTGCAACCGTGCGGGATGGAACACCTATGGAGATGCACGCGTGCCTCTCGCTTGTCGTCCCCGTCAAGTTCTTTAGCTGCGAGCGGTGTATACGAAATTTTTGCCATCGATGTCTCCAGTTTTCAGCATCGTAGGCGCAAGAAAGTTGCCAAAACGCTAGGGCCTGTTGACATTCATCGCGTGCGAATGACCGTTGCTCCGATGTGGATCATTGCTTCAAAACTTGCGTCGCTTTTGCACGCCCGCATGGCTATCCGCTTGAATTCCTTTAGTTTCTGAAAGAAGTTTTCGACAAGATGTCTCCACTTGTAGACCTCCATATCACATGACGCCGGATTTTTGCGGTTGGATTTGGGTGGAATGACGGCCTCAATGTTGCGCTCAGCCAAAAAATCTCGCAACCAGTCTGCATCAAAAGCTTTATCCGCCAATAGGCTTTGGCAGCAAACATCCGCCAGCAACTCACGGGTCCTGACCAGATCATGGGCTTGTCCGGGCATCAATCTGAAGTCGACAAGGTTGCCAAGCGCGTCCGTCAAAGCCAGAATTTTGGTGGTCATGCCACCTCTAGATTTCCCGATAGCCTGAGGTCCTTGAGGTTTTCAATGAAATAATCGCCGCGCAAGACGCAAGTGTCGCGGACCCAGCCAATCGGCCAGTGGAAATCCCAAGAGGGCGGCCGCAAATCGAATGGCTCGAGGATTTTCAGCAGTGGTCTGTACGGGGACAAGTGCTGCGATGCCATTTGTCCGATGACGAAGATGGCAACTTGGTCGTCTATGTCGACGATAAAGAATTGGACGCGGACGCCTTCTTGTCTTTGATCAACCCGGCTTATTCACGGAAATCGGTAGGATTGGTTGCGTTCGTCTGAAAACGCTGTAGATTCAAGCTTCTAGACACAAACTGACGGCAGCATCGGATGCACGCATGGGTGAAACTTTACAGCGGGTCACGCCCAGTTTCAATCGTTCGCTTCGGATCGAGAGCAGGACAGATCGGCTGACCGGCGATCCGGGTGCGGTTGTGCTGAGAGAGATACTCGAGCGCAGCGGGATCCTTGGCTGGATGACCGCCCGCCTGAAAGACCCGCGCAGCCAGGTGGACGTCACCCACGACCTCGCCTCGCTCATCCGCACTTGCGTGCTTCTGTCGGCACAGGGCTGGCGGGACCACGACGATGCCGACGCGCTGCGCCAAGATCCCGCCTTCCGGTTGGCGGCGAGTTCCGCGGCGGGGCTCACCCCACTCGGGGGGCCGGGACTGGCCTCGCAACCGACGTTGTCGCGGTTTACCGCGCTGATGGCGGAGCCGGCCAACCTCAAGGTTCTGCGCGAGGCGGTGCTGGAACTTGCCGGCCGTGGCATCAGGGCCGAGCGGCGCGGCAAGAAGTTGCCATGCGTGACGCTCGACGTCGACAGTGCCCCCATTGAGGTTCATGGCCACCAGCCGAAGGCGGAGTGGAACGGGCACTACAACGCACGGATCTACCATCCGCTGATCACTTCGATTGCCGAAACCGGCGACATGCTCGACGCCCGGCTGCGCCCCGGCAATGTCGGCACAGCAGACGGCGCGCTCGATGTGATCCTCGACGTCGTGGACCGGGCGCGGAAGACCTTCTGCGACGTGGCCATGGTGCGCATCGATGCGGGCTTCCCTTCGGCCGCGCTGCTGGCGGGCCTTGATGCACGCGGGATCGACTATGTCTCGCGTCTGCGTGCCAATCCCGTGCTGGACCGGCTGGCGGAACCCTGCATGAAGCGTCCGCCGGGGCGCCGCCCGGCAGAACCGCGGAGCTGGCTCTATGAATTGCGATATCAGGCCGACAGCTGGGACAAGCCGCGCCGCGTGATCCTAGTCGTCAAGGAGCGCGCCGACGATCTCCTGCTCGACCGCTTCTTCCTGGTCACCTCGCTCGGCTGGACGGCGAAACTGCGCCACGAGGTGCTGGCCCACTATCGCGAACGCGGGAAGGCCGAAGGCCACATGGGCGAACTGAAGGACGTGCTGGCTCCGGCGCTCTCCTCCACCAATCGGGCAAAGTCGCACTGGCGCGGCAAGAAGCTGAAGTCGAAGACACCGGCCGTGGATGCCTTCGCCTGCAACGAGGTCCGGCTGCTTGTCGCCTGTCTCGCTTACCAGATCATGCATATCGCCCGCCGCGTTATGGCGAAGGCGACCGGGACGGGCTGGAGCCTGCGCCGCCTGCGAGAGCGGGTGCTCCGGGCCGGTGCGCGGCTGCTGATCTCGGGGCGCAGGATGACGCTGGCGCTGTCCTCAGCTGCGGCACCGTTCTGGTCGATGCTCTGGCCCGGGATCATGGCCCTGCATTGGGCCGATCCGTAGCGGCCTGACGTCGGCCCAGCCTGTGAAACCGAAAACGCCCGCGGGCGGCCCGTCGTCATGCGCAAGAGGCGACTGCCCGCCTCCGGGACCTGCCAAAAACGAACCCGGGGGGCCGACGGCCCCGCCAACCATCGACCGAGGCCGCTCACGGACCCGGAACAAGGCCATCGCGGGCTTCGAAACCGACCGGAGCCCCGCTCGGAGAGGGGTTCGATGAATATCCCGGGATCAAACCTTTCGCTGGATGGGGAATGCGGCTCACATTCATGGACGATAGTCAGGTTTATGACGAGCCAAGTGTGATCATTCGGGAACCCGACAAGGACAGATAATGGCGCGTCATTGATATATCGCCAGAGGGTGGCCACATGCCGTGGAATAGGCAACTGGCTAAAAGCTGATTTGCCACAAATACCTGTTACCAGATTTCATTCCCCTGACTTTGAAGCCTCCACCCCAACCACCACCATCCCCGTCAGATGCCAAATCGCGGCCATCATGACGCCGAAGTTAAACGCAAACTCATTGGCGCAGGACTGTGCGAAAAAGTCGCCCTCAAGGAACATGCAGGACCCTTTGCAGAGCTGGACAACTGGGCAGGCCATGCATTCGGGGCGGAAGGCAAAATGGGTGGCAGTGTTCAGCGCAATTTCATTAAACGCTTCTACATGGCCAATTTTATGCGCGCCCTTGGCGCCGGTGTTCTGGCAGGTCATGACATTGCCGCGCAGATCGACGGCGATTGTGTCTTCGCGGTCCATCCCGCATTTCTGGCCAAGGGCTTCGATTGGGCGGCGTCGCTGGATGGAGGCGTAGAACTCGTCAAGGCGTGTGCCTAGGCCAAAGGCGTTTGGATCCTCGACCAGCGCCTCAAAGATTGACCTCGTGAGGCTGTTCAACTGCGCAGGCTCAAAACGCCCCGTCCCGATGGCGGTCACCGCATCATAGACATTCACCACACCTTCCAGACCCACAAAGACATCCGGGCCAACCTTGTCGGCAAACCAGGCCTTCAGCGCGCCGAGATCATGATGCGTGCGTGTCAGTACCGCATTGAAGGACGTCTTGTCCGGGCGTTCGGCCAGCAAAGCCTCAATCCAGCGACGCGTCTGCGGATCCTCAAGCGGATCAGGCCCGCGCAGATGCTGGCCGGGCCCGTCATGTGAGATCGTGATGGCAATGTCATAGGCCGCGATGAAGTCGAGCTTTTCGCGGCTCAAAAGCGAGCCGTTGGTGATAATGGAGAACCCTGCCGCCGGGAACCGCTCCGCCAGCGCGGGGATCAGCCGCCTGATCTTGGCCCAGTAGAGAAACGGCTCGCCACCCCAAAGCTCAATACTTTCCGGGGCATCGGTTATCCAGCCGTCGAGCTGGACCAGAAAGTGCTCAACATCCACCAGTTTCGAGACCGTAGCATCCGCAATCTGGAATGCCTGATTGCAATAGCTGCAGGCGTAGTTGCACGACAGACCCAGCTGGATTTTTAGAATACGGGGTGCGCGGGACTTGCCAAGGGGCTTGTCTTTCGCCACCCGCGGCGCGGGTGCGAAGACGCCCGGCTCTACCGACAGCGGCAGCCCCTCAGCCTCAGAAGTGTGGGGGTTGTAGCGCATGGTGTGACGGCTGCCGTCACGCGCCTCAAGGGTCAGATCAAACCACATCAGTCAAATAACCTTTCTTCAAGATCGCTGGGCAAGGTGACGCGGAAGTTTGCGACGACCTGCACATGCGGTTTGCTCCCCAAGTGGGGATGCTGGTTGTGGGGGATATGAGAGGGAAAGAAGACCGAGAGCCCCGGCCTTGGATTGACCGAATAGCCGTGGCGGTCCTCAAACGGCAGCCGACCCTCGTCAAAATAGCGCGAAGGATCCTCGATCACAAAGCGCGGAGAACCAACGCTGTTGATCGGTTGCCCCGCACCGCCACCGGTCAGGAAGTGCACGCAGGTCAGATCGCCCTCGCGGCTGTCTTTATGGGTGGAGATGAACGCGCCGGGCTGCATCACGAGGGCGCGGTCTTCGCAATGATCGGGATCAAGGTATTGCGCCCAAGGACCAAGCATGGATCTGGCACAGGCAAAGAGATGCGCCTTCAGGGCTTGGCCCGCTTCGCTACGCTCCAGAATACCACGGACTCGGCGCTTGGCGGCGGAAGGGTTGGCCCCGTCCTCCAGCCCTGCAACGGCAATCGCCTCATCAGCCAATTGCCGGTTCACGGCCCAGTCGACGGGAGCCTCAAAAAATGCGATGCGCGTTGGCCATAGATCGAGCGATGTGTTGCGAACCTCCACCCTCAGCACCTGCAATTGCAGTTGCAGTTGAACGTCTTGCGGTTTGCCGTGACTGACACAGCACCTGACGTCCCTCCGCCGGAGAGGCTTTCGACGTAGCAGTTGCCCACATAAGCGCCAGCATAACTGCTTGCGCTGCCCGACACAGACGCACCAGCCGAAGGTGTACCATTTGTAATGGTCACCGCTGTGATGGTCCCAGATCCGATCGCGGGCTTATTGGCAATGCGCGACCAATCCACAGCACCGCTGTCATCAATCACGATGGTCGTTCCAACCTTATACGCCATGCGGGTCTCCTGTTGCTTGATGTGCCAGGATCTCTGCGAGCCCGGCTTTGCAGTGAGAATTGGGAAGGGTGAGCGAACACAGAACCGGAATGCACATCCGCTCCTCGCCCTTAAAATAGGTGCTGTCATGGGGCACGTGGCCCTCAAAGACGATCATGGACCCCGCCTTCGGCTCCACGGCGTACCAGCCGCCGACATAGGCGTCCGGGTTGTTGCAGGGCCAGAGCCGTTTGCCGACATTGGCTGGATCGTAAAACCGCACGGCACCACGGTGGAGCGATGTCTCGGGGCAATCGGCGTCCAGCACCACGCGCGGATAATAAGTGCAGACGATATCGGTCTGCATATGGGTATGCGCGTTGATGCCCACATTCTCGCGCGAACTGCGGCGCTGCCAGAAGGTGTCCGACATCATCTGAATGTCGCCCGCATGCTCATAGCCGTAGGCCAGCTGCAGATATTCCCGCACCGCCGCTGCCACCATTTGCGCCAGCACGGCGATGGCCGGATCGCGCCGGTCCATCAGAAAGTTATGGCGCAGATGGCCCAGATGATTGGTCTGATCGCCAATGTTGCGGCCGTCGCCTGCATTTTGTATCCGGTTTGCCGCAGCGTCCTCAGCCGCCAGAGCAAAAAGCCGGTCGTTATAGCCTGGCGGCATCTCCCAATGCTTGTGCATGACAAACGCTGGATAGATCATCTGCAACTCGGTGCTGGTCGCGATTTTTAGGCTCATGCCACCACCTCAACACGCAGCTTGCCAATGGCTGTGTAATGCTCAGTGTTGATTTTGACCGCGATCACATCGCCAACCGCAAGGCCTCGGGCCTCGACGCTGATTACGCCATGCCCATTTGCATCCGTGGTAACGCGGCGGCGCGGCAAATAACCGGCATCGGCCTCCAGCTTGAAGGTAGCGGACCGCATGACGGGGCTGCCGTCCGAGGTCCAGACCAGCTGGAACGGCACATCAACCCGACCATCTGGCGCGACCGTAACCACCTCAGTTGTGACTGCATGGAAGTAGAATTGCTTGAACCAGACGCCATCCTTTGGAATGGTTGCATCATCAATCCGCCCGGCAATCACTGTGCCGTTCAACAAGATCGGGTCGGTCTGACACAGCACCTCAATGCGGGCCTGATCAAAGGGCACGTCAAACGGCAAAAAGACCACCAGCGCATTGGCAATGCCCTCGCGGGCCCGATGCCGGAACGACAAATCGATCTTTTCGCGGGCCGATTGCGCAAAGCGGTTGCGCCAGGATAGGGGTCTTCCGCCCTGACCGACCGCGATATCCAGCAAGGAATAATCGACGATCTCATCAATGTAGCGCGTCAACCAGCATGTCCGTGACCGTCAACCACGTTGGCCGGTTTTAGGCCGCTGGGTTGGCGTATCTGGAATTGTTTTTCGCTCAGCCTTCTCCTTTGTCCTTGTTGTCGGCGATGGTTGTCGTTGGCGGTCTGCTCAGCGCCTCTTTGTTGGAGGCGGCCGCGCGCTGGCGGAAGCTTTCGGCATTCATCTCCAGGATCGCTGCGTGATGAACCAGCCGGTCGATGGCGGCGACGGTCATCGCCTTGTCCGGGAAGATCTGGTCCCAGCCGCTGAAGGGCTGGTTGGCGGCGATGGCGATGCTGCGGCATTCGTAGCGCCGGGCGATCAGCTCGAAGAGCACGCCTGTCTCGGCCTGATCCTTGTGGGCGTAGGTGATGTCGTCGAGGATGATCAGGTCGAACTTGTCGAGCTTGGCGAGCGCGGCTTCGAGCACCAGATCGCGGCGGGCGGCCTGAAGTCGCTGCACCAGATCGCTGGTGCGGGTATAGAACACGCGGTGTCCCCGCTCGATCAGGGCATGGCCTATCGCGCAGAGAATGTGCGTTTTGCCCGTGCCGGAATTGCCGATGGCGATCAGGTTGCCGCCACCCTCCAGCCAGTCGCCGACCGCCAAGGCCTCGATCCGGGCGCGCGGCAGGGTTGGCAGCGCCTTGAAGTCGAAGGTCGCCAGCGTCTTGCCAGCCGGTAGCTGTGCCTCGTTCATGTGGCGCTGAATGCGGCGCATGTCGCGCTCGGCCAGTTCGTATTCCGCGAGGACAGCCAGAAAGCGGGCAGCGGGCCAGCCTTCGGTGTCGGCACGGGTGGCGATGTCGGCCCAAAGCTTGTGGAAGCTGGGCAGGCGCAGCGCGGTCAGCATGCCTGGCAGCGTGTGGATGTCGATCTCGCGGGAGGTCATGCGCAGGCTCCCAGAAGGGCATCGAAGCTGTCGAGCGAGGGATGGGCGACGGCAACATCTCTCGGCAGCGCCGTTTGCCGCGGGTTCAGGCAGGATGCCAGAGGTCCGGGATCGGGCACCCGGCCCGCGTCCAATTCTGCTGCCAGCAGATGTGCCAGTTCCGCCTCGCAGGCCCGGTCGTGGGCGATGAACAGCAGGTCGACCATGCGGCGGCAGGCGTCGCGGCGGGGCAGATCGCGCTGCAGCACCTTCCAGGCCTCAGCGTATTCGGTTCGCGGGAACAGGCTGTCGCGGTAGATCGAACTCCACAGGGCTTGCGGTTTGCGCCGCAGCGCATGGATGACGTGATGGTAGTTGATGACATGCACGCGATGGCCATCGCCGCGACCTCGCGCCCTTGTATGGCTGACGACCAGGGTGCTGCCGAGAAAGGCCTCAAGGCGATCGTCGTAAAGGTGGACCCGCAAGCGCTGCCCGATCAGCTGCGACGGGGCGCTGTAGAAGATGCTCTTGACCAGAAAGCCGCTGGTGCGGGTGACCGGAACCACGGTCTCTGTAAAGTCGGTGGTGCGCCGGCGCGGCAGGGGCTTCAGATGCGCCCGTTCCACCTGCGTGGCCGCCGCCCGCTGCCGGTTGCGCCGTGCCACCAGAATGTCGATGAAGCGGCGGTAGTCCTCAATGCTGGCGAAGTCGCGGCTGCCGCGCAGGATCAGCGCCTGTTCGATGGCCTTCTTCAGGTGCCGGTTCTGGGATTCCACCGCGCCGTTCTCATGAGCTTCCCCGCGGTTGTTGCGACTGGCCTCCATGCCGTAATGGCCGACGAAGGCATTGTAGCGCGTGGTGATATCCTGGCGCTGGTCAGCCGTCAGGTTGCGGAAAGCGGCCGAGAGGCTGTCGGTGCGATGCTCCTGTGGTGCCCCGCCGAGCGACCAGAGCGCCTGCTGCAGGTTCTCGGCCAGGGCCGTGAAGCTCTCCCCGCCCAGGACCACCCCGACATGCTCCCACCGGCTGTAGACCATGACGAAGTGGTAGAGCAGATGCGGGAATAGCTGGCCCGCGATCGTCACCTCCAGCTCCTCGGCATGAGTGAAGTCGGACTGGGCCATGCGGCCCGGCTCCGGCGTCTGGCGGAAGATGATGTCGCGCTCGGGCCCGTTCAACGCCCGCCACTGCCGCACCCGCCGTTCCAGGGTGCGCCGGATCCGGTCATCGGGGAAGGCCAGCGGATGCAGGCCCTGAAGGTGGCGCAGCAGGGTGACGGCCTGCAAGGCGCTGTCCCTCTCCAGCAAGGGAAGGATGTCGCCCTCCCAAAAGCCTTCGAGGGGATCGGCCACCGTGCGCCCGTGAACGATCTTGCGGTTCGAGGGCAGCGTCGGATTGGCATCGAACCGTCGGGCCGTGCGCTCACTGAACCCGGCGCGGGCGGCCGACGTGCGCTGACTGTGATATCGGAGGTCGGACATGTATAATCTCAATTGCTGGTCGTTGATGGGTTTGTAGGCCAACCCGGATCCTCCGTTTGACGGCAGAGGAACCCGGCTTACCAACCCGCAGCGACCAGCACCTTCCCCGAAATCAATCAGGCCGGTGCGGCTGCCCTCCAGACGGGCATGCCCGTCTTCCGTTCAGCCCCACCGGCCAAGGTGGTTGTCGGCACCGGCCAAGATGGTTGTCGCTGAACACATCAACGCCGTTCATACCATCGGCAAAAATATAGGACCGTCCCTTGTAGATCGCCCCGGCGTCCGTGCCCGGCAGATCAGGGATCAGGGTTTCATTGTGCGCAAGATCCACAAAGCCCGCCTTGTTGCCAAAGGCAGGCGGCACCTCAAGGAGTGCCTTTAAATCCGCCCACGCCATGACACCGGCCATGCCAGTGCCAGATCCTGCGGGCACGCGTTCAAAAACAGCAATCCCGGCATAATCCGGCTTGATATCAACCGCGTAATGCAGCGCCCCACCGCAATTGGTGATGGCAAAGAGTCCGATCTCGATCACGGTGCATTCCTTTTCAGCTGTTCGACCTCTACAGCGAGGTCCTTGATGGCCTCGACCAACAGGCCGATGAGATTTCCATACGCGAGGCGCAACACGCCCTCGGCCTCGACCACGGCTTCCGGGGCCACGCGCTGCACATCTTGCGCGATCAGACCCATCTGCCGTCTGTCCGAGCCCCGCATTTGGAAGGTCACGCCGGTGAGCCTGTGCAATTTGCCAAGTGCATCCGGGATCGGGGTGA is part of the Paracoccaceae bacterium Fryx2 genome and harbors:
- the gvpN gene encoding gas vesicle protein GvpN; amino-acid sequence: MNSILRGSNPDGPGSFTTLMPEARKDFVQTDSVKSVTRRALAYINAGYSVHFRGPAGTGKTTLAMHTAALLGRPVVMIAGDEEMVTSNLVGAESGYNYRKIVDNFIHTVSKVEESSNKTWNDHRLTTACREGYTLIYDEFTRSRAEANNVLLSVLEEGILVLPAQNRGEPYIRVHPDFRVIFTSNPQEYAGVHDAQDALSDRIVTIDIGAADRELEISIAAARSGLDVATATPIVDMVRAFRDTGEYDQTPTLRTCIVICRMVVNEKISPTIDDPYFVQICLDVLGSKSTFSGKDHEKRAQQQKLLLGIFKHHCSPAIDRKSSGVGAFASSGPRPVSAGDPS
- the istA gene encoding IS21 family transposase, translated to MAYKPINDQQLRLYMSDLRYHSQRTSAARAGFSERTARRFDANPTLPSNRKIVHGRTVADPLEGFWEGDILPLLERDSALQAVTLLRHLQGLHPLAFPDDRIRRTLERRVRQWRALNGPERDIIFRQTPEPGRMAQSDFTHAEELEVTIAGQLFPHLLYHFVMVYSRWEHVGVVLGGESFTALAENLQQALWSLGGAPQEHRTDSLSAAFRNLTADQRQDITTRYNAFVGHYGMEASRNNRGEAHENGAVESQNRHLKKAIEQALILRGSRDFASIEDYRRFIDILVARRNRQRAAATQVERAHLKPLPRRRTTDFTETVVPVTRTSGFLVKSIFYSAPSQLIGQRLRVHLYDDRLEAFLGSTLVVSHTRARGRGDGHRVHVINYHHVIHALRRKPQALWSSIYRDSLFPRTEYAEAWKVLQRDLPRRDACRRMVDLLFIAHDRACEAELAHLLAAELDAGRVPDPGPLASCLNPRQTALPRDVAVAHPSLDSFDALLGACA
- the gvpA gene encoding gas vesicle structural protein GvpA, whose translation is MAVNKMNSSSSLAEVVDRILDKGVVIDAWVRVSLVGIELIAVEARVVIAGVDTYLKYAEAVGLTAAA
- a CDS encoding radical SAM protein — encoded protein: MWFDLTLEARDGSRHTMRYNPHTSEAEGLPLSVEPGVFAPAPRVAKDKPLGKSRAPRILKIQLGLSCNYACSYCNQAFQIADATVSKLVDVEHFLVQLDGWITDAPESIELWGGEPFLYWAKIRRLIPALAERFPAAGFSIITNGSLLSREKLDFIAAYDIAITISHDGPGQHLRGPDPLEDPQTRRWIEALLAERPDKTSFNAVLTRTHHDLGALKAWFADKVGPDVFVGLEGVVNVYDAVTAIGTGRFEPAQLNSLTRSIFEALVEDPNAFGLGTRLDEFYASIQRRRPIEALGQKCGMDREDTIAVDLRGNVMTCQNTGAKGAHKIGHVEAFNEIALNTATHFAFRPECMACPVVQLCKGSCMFLEGDFFAQSCANEFAFNFGVMMAAIWHLTGMVVVGVEASKSGE
- a CDS encoding IS1380 family transposase — translated: MGETLQRVTPSFNRSLRIESRTDRLTGDPGAVVLREILERSGILGWMTARLKDPRSQVDVTHDLASLIRTCVLLSAQGWRDHDDADALRQDPAFRLAASSAAGLTPLGGPGLASQPTLSRFTALMAEPANLKVLREAVLELAGRGIRAERRGKKLPCVTLDVDSAPIEVHGHQPKAEWNGHYNARIYHPLITSIAETGDMLDARLRPGNVGTADGALDVILDVVDRARKTFCDVAMVRIDAGFPSAALLAGLDARGIDYVSRLRANPVLDRLAEPCMKRPPGRRPAEPRSWLYELRYQADSWDKPRRVILVVKERADDLLLDRFFLVTSLGWTAKLRHEVLAHYRERGKAEGHMGELKDVLAPALSSTNRAKSHWRGKKLKSKTPAVDAFACNEVRLLVACLAYQIMHIARRVMAKATGTGWSLRRLRERVLRAGARLLISGRRMTLALSSAAAPFWSMLWPGIMALHWADP
- the istB gene encoding IS21-like element helper ATPase IstB — translated: MTSREIDIHTLPGMLTALRLPSFHKLWADIATRADTEGWPAARFLAVLAEYELAERDMRRIQRHMNEAQLPAGKTLATFDFKALPTLPRARIEALAVGDWLEGGGNLIAIGNSGTGKTHILCAIGHALIERGHRVFYTRTSDLVQRLQAARRDLVLEAALAKLDKFDLIILDDITYAHKDQAETGVLFELIARRYECRSIAIAANQPFSGWDQIFPDKAMTVAAIDRLVHHAAILEMNAESFRQRAAASNKEALSRPPTTTIADNKDKGEG